Proteins encoded in a region of the Pseudodesulfovibrio sp. S3 genome:
- a CDS encoding Hsp20 family protein has protein sequence MTVSKLNPWNWFKREQVNAKLNKGVLCISMPRIKRAESESRKIAIGT, from the coding sequence ATGACCGTTTCCAAGCTGAACCCCTGGAATTGGTTCAAGAGGGAACAGGTCAATGCCAAGTTGAACAAGGGGGTCCTGTGCATCTCCATGCCGAGGATCAAGAGAGCCGAAAGCGAGTCCAGGAAGATAGCCATCGGCACCTAG
- the phnN gene encoding phosphonate metabolism protein/1,5-bisphosphokinase (PRPP-forming) PhnN, with amino-acid sequence MTGRLIYVIGPSGSGKDSLMQYARRHCPGNEAAFAHRYITRPADAGGENHVFLQPDEYQARLERGLFALHWDSHGFRYGLGVEVNSWMEAGLNVVVNGSRAYLPEASRLYPDIRPVLISVDSDILHQRLILRGRESTEEIQRRLERAEAYAVNHPCLELVDNSGELSFAGRSLLGIIRGKPAKMRRAV; translated from the coding sequence ATGACAGGAAGATTGATCTACGTGATCGGACCGTCCGGCAGCGGCAAGGACAGCCTCATGCAATACGCCCGCAGGCATTGTCCGGGCAACGAAGCCGCCTTTGCTCACCGGTACATTACGAGACCGGCCGATGCCGGGGGGGAGAATCACGTTTTCTTGCAGCCCGATGAATACCAGGCCCGGCTGGAGCGCGGTCTTTTTGCCCTGCACTGGGACAGTCACGGATTCCGCTATGGGTTGGGCGTGGAAGTCAACTCCTGGATGGAGGCGGGTCTCAATGTGGTGGTCAACGGTTCCAGGGCCTATCTTCCCGAGGCGTCCCGGCTGTACCCGGACATCCGCCCCGTATTGATCTCGGTGGACAGCGACATCCTGCACCAGCGTCTTATCCTGCGCGGCCGGGAGTCGACAGAGGAGATTCAGCGCCGCCTGGAGCGGGCCGAGGCCTATGCGGTCAACCACCCCTGTTTGGAGCTGGTCGACAACAGCGGAGAACTCTCCTTCGCGGGCCGGAGCCTGCTCGGCATCATCAGGGGCAAACCCGCCAAAATGCGCCGGGCCGTATGA
- a CDS encoding DUF1045 domain-containing protein: MPERYAVYYAPEQGSELERFGAAWLGRNPDGKPVAQPSPPGLDHEALSDLTATPRHYGFHGTLVPPMALGGGCTRQEFIGYIEALARTQEPFEMAPLSVRPIGSFLALVPEDQAGLAHLAEAALRALHPFRAPPLSAEKKARRAKGLTGNQERLLEMWGYPYVLEEFRFHVTLTGHVEEEARRAELFDIVTRYAIGVTGRPWPVRELCVFHQHDRQAPFTLMHRSRLGTGRDY, encoded by the coding sequence ATGCCGGAACGATACGCCGTATATTACGCCCCGGAACAGGGGAGCGAACTTGAGCGCTTCGGTGCGGCCTGGCTCGGCCGCAACCCGGATGGCAAGCCTGTGGCCCAGCCCAGCCCGCCCGGCCTGGATCATGAGGCATTGAGCGATCTGACCGCCACACCCAGGCACTACGGGTTTCACGGTACCCTGGTTCCGCCGATGGCGCTCGGCGGCGGGTGTACTCGTCAGGAATTTATCGGCTACATTGAAGCCCTTGCCCGGACGCAGGAACCGTTTGAGATGGCTCCGCTGTCGGTCAGGCCGATAGGCTCGTTCCTCGCCCTTGTTCCCGAAGATCAGGCCGGGTTGGCGCATTTGGCCGAAGCGGCCCTGCGCGCCCTGCACCCATTTCGCGCGCCTCCTTTGTCGGCTGAAAAGAAAGCCCGGCGCGCCAAGGGGTTGACCGGGAACCAGGAGCGGCTCCTTGAAATGTGGGGATATCCCTATGTCCTGGAGGAATTCCGGTTTCATGTCACCTTGACCGGCCATGTAGAGGAGGAAGCCCGGCGGGCCGAACTCTTTGACATTGTTACCCGGTATGCCATTGGTGTCACCGGGCGTCCCTGGCCGGTCCGCGAGCTGTGCGTTTTCCACCAGCATGACAGGCAGGCTCCGTTTACCTTGATGCACCGGTCCAGGCTCGGAACCGGGAGGGATTATTAA
- a CDS encoding DapH/DapD/GlmU-related protein, which yields MNTYMNTNSGLGPRPRVHPSADINDCSLGMYTEVLEGCLMLESSLGDYSYLSPGCDVAHADIGKFVSVASMVRIGPTNHPMWRTAQHHFTYRSSRYGFGPDDEWLFDWRRKQRAVIGNDVWLGHGAIVLPGVTVGDGAVVAAGAVVSKDVSSYTIAGGVPAGFIKERFPQAVRERLARLCWWDWSHDRLGRAVPDFRRLPVEAFLDKYESEGC from the coding sequence ATGAACACCTATATGAACACGAACAGCGGATTGGGCCCCAGGCCCAGGGTCCATCCCTCGGCAGACATCAACGACTGCTCCCTCGGCATGTATACGGAGGTTCTCGAAGGCTGCCTCATGCTGGAGAGTTCCCTGGGGGATTATTCCTATCTTAGCCCCGGTTGCGACGTGGCCCACGCGGACATCGGCAAGTTCGTGTCCGTGGCCTCCATGGTCCGCATCGGTCCGACCAACCATCCCATGTGGCGGACCGCGCAGCACCATTTCACCTACCGCAGCAGCCGCTACGGGTTCGGCCCGGACGACGAGTGGCTTTTTGACTGGCGGCGCAAACAGCGGGCGGTCATCGGCAATGACGTCTGGCTGGGGCACGGGGCCATTGTCCTGCCCGGCGTGACCGTCGGCGACGGTGCTGTGGTCGCGGCCGGGGCCGTGGTCAGCAAGGATGTCTCCTCCTACACCATCGCGGGAGGGGTTCCGGCCGGATTCATCAAGGAACGGTTCCCGCAGGCCGTCCGGGAACGATTGGCCCGTCTCTGCTGGTGGGACTGGTCCCATGACCGCCTTGGTCGGGCAGTCCCGGATTTCCGCCGATTGCCGGTGGAGGCATTTCTGGACAAGTACGAAAGCGAGGGATGCTGA
- the phnF gene encoding phosphonate metabolism transcriptional regulator PhnF, translating to MLIRGNGVALWRQIYSQMEADIASGRFGPGDRLPSESSLSAEFGVNRHTIRRALAVLEEGGLIRVEQGRGSFVREPVIHYPVSRRTRFSENLSRQRREPGNILLMAVDTEADGVVAEALGIRPGEVVTRITSAGEADGRRISYSKSYFPRALFPGMVRVYREYGSVTRTLEHFGVGDYSRKRTRIISRMPTAEEARELAQPKTRPVLITESVNVDESGVPVEFGVCLFASDWVQILVE from the coding sequence ATGCTCATCCGGGGAAACGGTGTCGCCCTGTGGCGTCAGATATATTCGCAGATGGAGGCGGACATTGCCTCCGGTCGGTTCGGGCCGGGTGACAGGCTGCCGTCTGAGAGCAGTCTGTCTGCAGAGTTCGGCGTCAACCGGCATACCATCCGCCGCGCCCTGGCCGTTCTGGAGGAGGGCGGATTGATACGCGTGGAGCAGGGGCGAGGTTCCTTTGTGCGCGAACCGGTCATCCATTATCCGGTCAGCAGGCGGACCCGCTTCAGCGAGAACCTGTCCCGCCAGCGTCGAGAACCCGGCAACATCCTGCTCATGGCCGTGGATACCGAGGCGGACGGAGTGGTGGCCGAGGCTCTTGGCATCAGGCCGGGCGAGGTCGTGACCCGCATCACCAGTGCCGGGGAGGCGGACGGCCGCCGGATAAGCTATTCCAAGTCCTATTTCCCGCGGGCCTTGTTCCCGGGCATGGTGCGCGTCTATCGGGAGTACGGTTCCGTGACCCGGACCTTGGAACACTTCGGGGTCGGCGACTATTCCAGGAAGCGGACACGGATCATCTCCCGTATGCCCACTGCCGAGGAGGCTCGGGAGTTGGCCCAGCCCAAGACCAGACCCGTGCTGATCACCGAAAGCGTCAATGTTGACGAGTCCGGCGTGCCGGTGGAATTCGGCGTCTGCCTCTTTGCCAGCGACTGGGTGCAGATCCTGGTGGAGTAG
- the phnG gene encoding phosphonate C-P lyase system protein PhnG: MKPDSDTKDPMHPQTRDRKNWMGVLSRTGTDRLEALLADLGPVLTFEHLRPPEVGMAMVRARTEARGGQFNLGEMTVSRCSVRLEDGNVGHGYVIGRDKRHAELAAVFDALLQHPEHGPSIRETIITPLACELSRKQKEHAAKTAATRVNFFTMARGED, encoded by the coding sequence ATGAAACCTGACAGTGACACTAAAGACCCCATGCATCCGCAAACCCGGGACAGAAAGAACTGGATGGGAGTGCTCTCCCGTACCGGAACGGACCGGCTGGAAGCGCTCTTGGCCGACCTCGGCCCAGTGCTCACGTTCGAGCACCTCCGACCGCCGGAAGTCGGCATGGCCATGGTCCGTGCCCGGACCGAAGCCAGGGGCGGCCAGTTCAACCTCGGCGAGATGACCGTGTCCCGCTGTTCCGTCCGCCTTGAAGACGGAAACGTCGGCCACGGGTACGTGATCGGACGCGACAAGCGGCATGCGGAGCTGGCAGCCGTCTTTGACGCGCTGTTGCAGCACCCCGAACACGGACCGTCCATACGGGAGACCATCATTACTCCGCTCGCCTGCGAACTGAGCAGGAAGCAGAAAGAACACGCAGCCAAGACCGCGGCCACCAGGGTGAACTTCTTCACCATGGCCCGCGGCGAAGACTAA
- the phnH gene encoding phosphonate C-P lyase system protein PhnH: MPGYAMDSTFQDKRDPAHDNQRIFRAILLTMSHPGTVTVLGNWPNPPKGLHPAAAAVCLALVDMDTPLWVNTGTPLDVQTYLRFHCGCPITRKPENCAFGLVLDGNALPDLDQFNPGDIEYPDRSATLIIQVASLDVGKGVRLSGPGIKEDTQLHVAGLHTDFWRAMQRNSLRFPLGFDVILTTETEIVSLPRTVQVGI, encoded by the coding sequence ATGCCAGGATACGCCATGGACTCGACCTTTCAGGACAAGAGAGATCCTGCCCACGACAACCAGAGGATATTCCGGGCAATACTGCTCACCATGTCCCACCCCGGCACGGTGACCGTGCTCGGCAACTGGCCCAATCCCCCCAAGGGATTACACCCGGCTGCGGCCGCTGTCTGCCTTGCCTTGGTGGACATGGACACACCACTTTGGGTCAATACGGGTACGCCGCTGGATGTCCAGACCTACCTGAGATTCCACTGCGGCTGCCCCATCACGAGAAAACCGGAAAACTGCGCCTTCGGCCTGGTCCTCGACGGCAACGCCCTGCCCGACCTGGACCAATTCAACCCCGGCGACATCGAATATCCCGACCGTTCAGCCACCCTGATCATCCAGGTTGCCTCCCTTGACGTGGGCAAAGGCGTCAGACTCAGTGGTCCGGGCATCAAAGAGGACACCCAGCTCCACGTAGCCGGGCTGCATACGGATTTCTGGCGGGCCATGCAGCGGAACAGCCTGCGCTTTCCGCTCGGGTTCGATGTGATTCTGACAACGGAAACAGAGATCGTCTCGCTCCCGAGAACGGTCCAAGTGGGGATATAA
- a CDS encoding carbon-phosphorus lyase complex subunit PhnI, whose amino-acid sequence MYVAVKGGEKAIDNAHRLMAVERRGDPAVPELTVEQILQQMRLAVDRVMSEGSLYDPELAALAIKQSRGDLVEAIFLLRAYRTTLPRLYTTLPLDTTAMQVRRRVSATFKDIPGGQMLGPTFDYTHRLLDFTLAAESLPSKAATTPVEAPDAPLSRIMDILGREGLVDSPDPNDAREVGDITKDPMTFPAERDIRLQNLARGDEGFLLALGYSSQRGFGDNHPFAGEIRMGEVSVSVIPDELGFEIEIGDITVSECEMVTSFVGSKEELPKFTRGYGLSFGYNERKVMAMSLVDRSLQARDLGEDITAPSQDEEFVLYHSDNVEAQGFVQHLKLPHYVDFQADLVMVRAMRKEITNNTKAEEAA is encoded by the coding sequence GTGTACGTAGCCGTCAAAGGTGGCGAAAAGGCCATCGACAATGCACACCGGCTCATGGCCGTGGAGCGGCGGGGAGACCCGGCCGTCCCGGAACTGACCGTGGAACAAATTCTCCAACAGATGCGGCTGGCCGTGGACCGGGTCATGAGCGAAGGGTCACTGTATGATCCCGAGCTGGCCGCCCTGGCCATCAAACAGTCGCGCGGCGACCTGGTGGAGGCGATATTCCTGCTCCGGGCCTATCGCACTACCCTGCCCAGGCTGTACACGACCCTGCCCCTGGACACCACGGCCATGCAGGTCCGCCGCCGCGTCTCCGCCACTTTCAAGGACATACCGGGCGGGCAGATGCTCGGCCCCACCTTCGACTACACCCATAGGCTCCTGGATTTCACCCTGGCTGCGGAATCCCTGCCCTCCAAGGCCGCAACCACGCCCGTCGAGGCTCCCGATGCCCCCCTTTCGAGGATCATGGACATTCTCGGCAGGGAAGGACTGGTGGACAGCCCGGACCCAAACGACGCGCGGGAAGTGGGCGACATCACCAAGGACCCCATGACCTTTCCCGCCGAACGCGACATCCGCTTGCAGAACCTTGCCCGCGGCGACGAGGGATTTCTCCTCGCCCTGGGATACTCCAGCCAGCGCGGCTTCGGTGACAACCATCCCTTTGCCGGAGAAATCCGCATGGGTGAAGTAAGTGTTTCCGTAATACCTGACGAACTCGGTTTTGAAATCGAAATCGGCGACATAACCGTGTCCGAATGCGAAATGGTGACCAGCTTTGTCGGCTCGAAAGAAGAGCTGCCCAAATTCACCCGTGGTTACGGGCTTTCCTTCGGCTACAACGAACGCAAGGTCATGGCCATGTCCCTGGTGGACCGATCCCTCCAGGCCCGCGACCTCGGGGAGGACATCACGGCTCCGTCCCAGGACGAGGAATTCGTCCTCTATCACAGCGACAACGTCGAAGCCCAAGGGTTTGTCCAGCACCTGAAACTCCCCCATTACGTGGACTTCCAGGCCGACCTGGTCATGGTCCGTGCCATGCGGAAAGAAATCACGAACAACACCAAGGCCGAGGAGGCCGCATGA
- a CDS encoding alpha-D-ribose 1-methylphosphonate 5-phosphate C-P-lyase PhnJ, with translation MSFTTGAAAVEDKTPGRAETGYNYGYLNEQTKRMIRRAILKAVAIPGYQVPFAGREMPMPYGWGTGGIQLSASILGSDDVFKVIDQGADDTTNAVSIRKFFARVTGVETTEKTTEASVIQTRHRIPETPLTDGQIMVYQVPIPEPLRWVEPRETETRKMHALEEYGVMHVQLYEDIARHGRIATNFMYPVKVNGRYIMSPSPIPKFDNPKLDMSPALHIFGAGREKRIYAVPPYTEVKSLDFEDHPFAVETWDDCCALCGATDSYLDEIVLNDQGERMFVCSDTDYCTTRREQGHIGPMGEQEDIAELKGHNPINAQENP, from the coding sequence ATGAGCTTCACCACAGGGGCCGCAGCCGTGGAGGACAAAACTCCCGGCAGGGCCGAAACAGGATACAATTACGGATATCTGAACGAACAGACCAAGCGGATGATCCGCCGGGCCATTCTCAAGGCCGTGGCCATACCCGGCTACCAGGTGCCCTTTGCCGGGCGCGAAATGCCCATGCCCTACGGATGGGGCACAGGCGGCATCCAGCTTTCAGCCAGCATACTCGGGTCCGACGACGTGTTCAAGGTCATTGACCAGGGCGCGGACGACACCACCAACGCCGTATCCATCCGCAAGTTCTTCGCCCGCGTCACCGGGGTGGAAACCACGGAAAAAACCACTGAAGCGAGCGTCATTCAGACCCGGCACCGCATCCCGGAAACGCCCCTGACCGACGGACAGATCATGGTTTACCAGGTGCCCATCCCGGAACCGTTGCGCTGGGTCGAACCCCGCGAGACAGAAACCCGGAAGATGCACGCCCTGGAGGAATACGGCGTCATGCACGTCCAGCTCTACGAGGACATTGCCCGGCACGGACGCATCGCCACCAACTTCATGTACCCGGTCAAGGTGAACGGCCGCTACATCATGAGCCCTTCGCCCATCCCGAAATTCGACAACCCCAAGCTCGACATGAGCCCGGCCCTGCACATCTTCGGCGCGGGACGCGAAAAACGCATCTACGCGGTTCCGCCCTACACCGAGGTCAAAAGCCTTGATTTCGAGGACCACCCCTTCGCCGTGGAGACCTGGGACGACTGCTGCGCCCTGTGCGGAGCCACGGACAGCTATCTCGACGAGATTGTCCTCAACGACCAGGGCGAACGGATGTTCGTCTGCTCGGACACGGACTACTGCACCACCCGGCGCGAACAGGGGCATATCGGCCCCATGGGCGAACAGGAAGATATCGCGGAGCTCAAGGGCCACAACCCGATAAACGCACAGGAAAACCCATGA
- the phnK gene encoding phosphonate C-P lyase system protein PhnK, whose translation MTTYTEPMIRALGVTKRYGQMIGCRDISFDLWPGEVMGIVGESGSGKSTLLSCLSGRLDPTEGSVGYRSNEFGDIDVHGCPEAIRRKLLRTELGVVHQNPRDGLRLGVTAGANLGERLMSVGARHYGNIRATAMKWLGEVEISADRIDHFPKTFSGGMQQRLQIACNLITSPRIVFMDEPTGGLDVSVQAKLLDLLRNLVSRLGLSVIIVTHDLAVARLLAHRLMVMQQGEVVEAGLTDQVLDDPQHPYTQLLVSSILQA comes from the coding sequence ATGACCACTTATACCGAACCCATGATCCGCGCCCTGGGCGTGACAAAGAGATACGGTCAGATGATCGGCTGCCGGGACATCAGCTTCGACCTGTGGCCCGGCGAGGTCATGGGTATTGTCGGGGAATCCGGTTCCGGCAAGTCCACCCTGCTCAGCTGCCTGTCCGGCAGGCTTGATCCCACCGAAGGGTCTGTCGGATACAGGTCCAACGAATTCGGCGACATCGACGTGCACGGCTGCCCGGAAGCGATCCGGCGCAAGCTCCTGCGCACCGAGTTGGGCGTGGTTCACCAGAACCCGCGCGATGGGCTGCGCCTAGGTGTCACGGCCGGGGCCAACCTGGGCGAACGACTCATGAGCGTAGGAGCGCGGCATTACGGCAACATCCGGGCCACGGCCATGAAGTGGCTGGGCGAAGTGGAAATCAGCGCAGACCGCATCGACCACTTCCCCAAGACCTTTTCCGGGGGCATGCAGCAACGGCTGCAGATCGCCTGCAACCTGATCACCTCGCCCAGAATCGTCTTCATGGACGAACCCACGGGCGGACTGGACGTGTCGGTCCAGGCCAAACTCCTGGACCTGCTCCGCAACCTGGTTTCCCGGCTCGGCCTGTCAGTGATCATCGTCACCCACGACCTGGCCGTGGCCAGACTGCTGGCCCACCGGCTCATGGTCATGCAACAGGGTGAGGTGGTGGAAGCCGGGCTGACAGATCAGGTCCTCGACGACCCGCAACACCCCTACACCCAACTGCTGGTGTCCTCCATCCTGCAGGCATAG
- the phnL gene encoding phosphonate C-P lyase system protein PhnL, which produces MTLMISVKNLDKTFTLHTQGGTVINVFSGLNLDVRAGECVALAGSSGSGKSSLICSLYGNYHPQSGSVHIRHHGEMVDIVSATPRQVLDIRKQTMGYVSQFLRVVPRVSALDVVAEPLINLTGDTVTARDKAAFLLKRLNIPAALWSLPPATFSGGEQQRVNIARGFSVDYPVLLLDEPTASLDADNRQVVVQLIREAKKRGSAVVGIFHDEEVRDLVSDRLFEMRSFKEAA; this is translated from the coding sequence ATGACACTCATGATATCCGTCAAAAACCTGGACAAGACCTTCACCCTGCATACCCAGGGAGGCACGGTCATCAACGTTTTCTCGGGCCTCAACCTGGACGTGCGGGCCGGGGAGTGCGTGGCCCTGGCCGGTTCTTCCGGCTCGGGAAAATCCTCCCTGATCTGCTCGCTCTACGGCAACTACCACCCGCAATCCGGTTCCGTTCACATCCGGCACCACGGGGAGATGGTCGACATCGTCAGCGCCACACCGAGGCAGGTCCTCGACATCCGCAAGCAGACCATGGGCTATGTCAGCCAGTTCCTGCGGGTGGTGCCGCGCGTGTCCGCCCTGGATGTGGTGGCCGAACCCCTGATCAACCTGACCGGCGACACGGTCACGGCCAGGGACAAGGCCGCCTTCCTGCTCAAACGCCTGAACATCCCTGCCGCCCTGTGGAGCCTGCCCCCAGCCACCTTTTCCGGGGGCGAGCAGCAGCGGGTGAACATCGCCAGGGGGTTCAGCGTGGATTATCCCGTGCTGCTTCTGGACGAACCCACCGCATCCCTGGACGCGGACAACCGCCAGGTGGTGGTCCAGCTCATCAGGGAGGCCAAGAAACGGGGTTCGGCCGTGGTCGGCATTTTCCACGACGAGGAAGTCCGCGACCTCGTCTCCGACAGACTCTTCGAAATGCGCAGCTTCAAGGAGGCCGCATAA